The following are from one region of the Nicotiana tabacum cultivar K326 chromosome 3, ASM71507v2, whole genome shotgun sequence genome:
- the LOC107767673 gene encoding uncharacterized protein LOC107767673 — MLCHIHSCFRKNRKMHVIVMGRSCHLLFALVVFILFHHHTSLATVPNINTDEAALLALKSHISSHPNNLLQSNWSSSSPVCSWIGITCSSRHHRVTALDISSMQLHGTIPPHLGNLSFLVSLDISNNTFHGELPEELAHLQRLKLIDVTINNFTGAIPPFLSLLSNVRYMYLSSNQFSGKIPSSLSNVTKLEVLTLKENFLEGVIPRELGDLRHMTFIDLQFNRLTGSIPPSIYNITSMQKIGLTYNNLTGKFPTTICDHLPNLEKFAISYNYLDGIIPPNLEKCRKLQMLSLSGNDFTGTVPKEIGNLTVLTELYLGDMHLEGEIPVELGNLKKLQLLGLFGNEFIGSIPTSIFNMSAMQYLSFDGNGLLGTLPSDLGHRMPSLVEFNCATNNLSGFIPASISNSSRLRKLDLSANSFTGPILKSLGNLEHLEFLNLQYNNFYSDSTLSFLASLTNCRKLRVIGLSENPLHGFFPTSVGNFSDSLHIFESYACKLKGSIPEEIGNLTGVTRMNMLNNELTGHIPKTIQRMLNLQQLYLQRNKIEGTIPDVICTLKNLGALDLTENQLSGSVPPCLGNITSLRNLYLAYNRLNSTLPASLGSLQDLVEFNVTSNLLSGKIPLEFGNIKAATLIDLSKNNFSGEIPNTLVGLDRLIKLSLAHNRLDGPIPNSFGRMLALEFLDLCYNNLSGEIPKLLEALVYLKYLNFSFNKLSGEIPSGGPFANATSQSFLANDALCGDSKFHVPPCVTKSPKRKKKILVLSVVLGVGLVSIALALFYVFLRLRKMKKNASLADSPLVNFKGHERISYYELEQATEGFDESNLLGNGSFSMVYKGTLKDGTLLAAKVFKVQLEGAFKSFDTECEMLRNLRHRNLAKVITSCSNLDYKALILEYMPNGTLDKWLYSHNLFLDLLQRLNVMIDVAAALDYLHNGYSTPVVHCDLKPSNVLLDQDMIGHVSDFGIAKLLGAEETFVQTRTIATIGYIAPEYGQDGIVSTSCDVYSFGIMMMETLTRMRPSDEAFTGDLSIRRWVSDSFPSEIHKVVDANLVQAGNEKTDTKMQCMVSIMELALTCTLVKHDARISMEDALSTLRKIRLQFVSNRH, encoded by the exons ATGCTTTGCCATATCCATTCTTGTTTTAGGAAAAACAGAAAAATGCATGTTATAGTTATGGGCAGAAGTTGCCATCTCCTGTTTGCTCTTGTAGTTTTCATTTTGTTTCATCACCATACTTCACTGGCTACAGTTCCCAACATTAACACTGATGAAGCAGCTCTTCTTGCCTTGAAATCTCACATTTCTTCTCATCCTAATAACTTGTTACAAAGCAACTGGTCTTCTTCCAGCCCAGTTTGTAGCTGGATTGGCATCACTTGCAGCTCTCGCCACCATCGAGTCACAGCTTTAGACATTTCTAGCATGCAACTTCATGGTACCATTCCTCCGCATCTAGGAAAcctctcatttcttgtttctCTCGACATCAGTAACAACACTTTCCATGGGGAGTTGCCAGAAGAATTGGCTCATTTGCAGAGGTTGAAACTGATTGATGTCACAATCAATAACTTCACTGGTGCCATCCCACCATTTTTAAGTTTGTTATCTAATGTCCGATACATGTACCTATCGAGCAACCAGTTTTCGGGGAAAATTCCATCTTCCCTTTCCAATGTAACAAAGCTGGAGGTGTTGACTCTAAAGGAAAACTTTCTCGAAGGAGTGATCCCTCGAGAACTCGGTGATCTTCGTCATATGACTTTCATAGACCTGCAATTCAACCGGCTCACTGGCTCTATACCGCCATCAATCTATAACATTACATCAATGCAAAAGATTGGTCTCACCTACAACAATCTTACTGGCAAGTTTCCAACAACGATATGTGACCACCTTCCAAACTTGGAAAAGTTTGCCATCTCGTACAACTATCTAGATGGCATTATTCCACCAAACTTAGAAAAATGCAGAAAGCTTCAAATGTTGTCATTGTCTGGCAATGATTTCACTGGAACTGTGCCAAAAGAGATAGGCAACTTAACAGTTCTTACAGAATTATATCTTGGAGACATGCATTTGGAAG GAGAGATACCAGTGGAGCTAGGAAATCTTAAGAAACTACAGTTGCTGGGATTATTCGGGAATGAATTTATTGGTTCCATCCCTACAAGCATTTTCAACATGTCAGCAATGCAGTACCTATCATTTGATGGAAACGGGCTTTTAGGTACTCTACCTTCAGATTTAGGCCATAGAATGCCCAGCCTTGTAGAATTCAATTGTGCGACGAATAATCTGAGTGGTTTTATTCCTGCTTCTATCTCAAATTCTTCAAGACTCAGAAAACTTGATCTCAGTGCCAACAGTTTCACAGGTCCAATTCTTAAATCACTTGGTAACTTAGAACATCTTGAGTTTTTGAACTTGCAGTATAATAATTTTTATAGCGATTCAACATTGAGCTTCTTGGCATCGTTGACAAACTGTAGGAAACTAAGAGTAATAGGTTTATCTGAGAATCCCCTGCATGGGTTTTTTCCTACATCTGTTGGAAATTTCTCCGACTCTCTGCACATTTTTGAAAGCTATGCTTGTAAACTAAAGGGAAGTATTCCTGAAGAAATTGGTAATCTTACTGGAGTCACAAGGATGAATATGCTTAACAATGAGTTGACTGGACATATTCCAAAAACTATCCAACGCATGTTGAATCTACAACAACTTTACCTACaaagaaacaagatagaaggAACCATACCAGATGTTATTTGCACTTTAAAGAATCTCGGTGCATTAGACTTGACGGAAAATCAGCTTTCTGGTTCAGTGCCTCCATGCTTAGGGAACATCACCAGTTTGAGGAATCTTTATCTAGCTTATAACAGGCTGAATTCAACATTACCTGCAAGTTTAGGAAGCCTTCAAGATCTCGTAGAATTCAACGTTACATCCAATTTATTAAGTGGGAAAATTCCTCTGGAGTTTGGAAATATAAAGGCAGCAACACTCATTGATctatcaaaaaataatttttctggTGAGATCCCTAACACTCTAGTGGGTCTGGATAGATTGATCAAACTTTCTCTAGCACATAACAGATTAGATGGGCCTATTCCAAATTCATTTGGAAGAATGTTGGCCTTGGAATTCTTGGACTTGTGCTATAACAATCTTAGTGGTGAAATTCCAAAGTTATTAGAAGCTCTTGTGTATCTCAAGTACCTGAACTTCTCGTTCAATAAACTTAGTGGAGAAATACCCAGTGGTGGTCCTTTCGCAAATGCCACAAGTCAATCTTTCTTGGCCAATGATGCACTTTGCGGTGACTCTAAATTTCACGTGCCACCATGTGTCACCAAATCTCccaagaggaaaaagaaaattttggttTTGTCTGTTGTTTTGGGAGTGGGTCTAGTATCTATTGCATTAGCCCTCTTTTATGTATTTTTGAGGTTGCgaaagatgaagaagaatgcaAGTCTAGCAGATTCGCCTCTGGTGAATTTTAAAGGACATGAAAGAATTTCCTATTATGAACTTGAACAAGCAACCGAAGGATTCGATGAAAGCAACTTGCTTGGTAATGGGAGTTTCAGCATGGTCTACAAAGGGACACTAAAGGATGGTACTCTTTTGGCAGCAAAGGTATTCAAAGTGCAATTGGAGGGTGCATTCAAAAGTTTTGACACAGAATGTGAGATGCTTCGGAACCTTCGCCACAGAAATCTGGCCAAAGTCATCACCAGCTGCTCCAACCTTGATTACAAAGCCCTAATTTTGGAATACATGCCCAATGGGACACTTGATAAATGGTTATACTCTCACAACTTATTCTTGGACTTATTACAGAGATTGAATGTAATGATAGACGTGGCTGCAGCATTAGACTATCTCCACAATGGCTATTCAACACCTGTGGTGCATTGTGACTTGAAGCCAAGCAATGTCTTGCTAGATCAAGACATGATTGGCCATGTCAGTGATTTTGGCATTGCCAAATTGCTAGGTGCAGAGGAGACTTTTGTCCAAACAAGGACTATTGCAACCATTGGATACATTGCTCCGG AGTATGGACAAGATGGAATAGTATCCACGAGCTGCGATGTTTATAGTTTTGGCATTATGATGATGGAGACGCTTACAAGAATGAGACCAAGTGATGAAGCATTTACCGGAGACTTGAGCATACGACGTTGGGTTAGTGATTCTTTTCCAAGTGAAATTCATAAGGTGGTAGATGCTAATTTGGTACAGGCAGGGAATGAAAAAACCGACACAAAGATGCAGTGTATGGTATCTATCATGGAATTAGCCTTGACTTGCACCTTAGTGAAACATGATGCAAGAATTAGCATGGAAGATGCTCTTTCAACACTTAGAAAAATAAGGCTTCAATTTGTCAGTAATCGTCACTAG
- the LOC142176283 gene encoding uncharacterized protein LOC142176283, with protein MEAVDNELPEKLSYNHPLFLNLIDNSGAVLISLQLRGSENYSVWSRATRIAILGRNKLGFIDDTCKKESFGTNLVDLWERCNAIILPWIMNCVSPELLSGIVYSSNSSEVWNDLEERFDKIDCRVDSLALDLGCDCAKSGGYVAFMENLKLLQFLMGLNESYEQARSQILMIILVPTVNKAYSMLMEHAGEQECTKHNQPCREGQLLRIWNGAYVHRGAIQSDPESAQQRRGAVDYNQYGRNVISSCGVCPLAKQAKLPFPTSRDRVKNVFELLHMDVWGPFRIATHDGNKYFLTIVDDYSRDVPTANITDLTSLTTSDLQLDDHSEKQGASIEDLHFGEVATMSLPPNKRAIGCKWIYKIKYKANGEVERYKARLVAKGYDQREGLDYQDTFSPVVKMVTVRVVLSIAAAQDWHIHQMDFYNAFLQGDLYDKVYMQLPQGFHSKGEPGLVCKLVKSLYGLKQASRQWNVKLVDALVKFGFLNDNELVCDTKNTLQQAFKIKNLGELKFFLGIEFARSRHGILINQRKYALQLISDSGLGGAKRTWTPFESNQKLTIAEYDDHVGHKGDTPVDDI; from the exons ATGGAGGCTGTTGATAATGAACTGCCGGAGAAATTGAGCTACAATCACCCACTTTTTCTCAATTTAATTGATAATTCGGGAGCTGTGTTGATCTCTCTTCAATTACGAGGATCGGAAAACTATTCCGTATGGAGTCGAGCAACGAGAATTGCAATCCTAGGACGGAATAAGCTAGGGTTTATCGACGACACCTGTAAAAAGGAAAGTTTTGGTACAAATCTCGTAGATCTTTGGGAGCGATGCAATGCAATCATTTTGCCATGGATCATGAATTGTGTTTCACCGGAATTGCTCAGTGGCATAGTTTACTCTTCAAATTCCAGTGAAGTTTGGAATGACTTAGAAGAGCGATTTGATAAGATAGATT GCAGAGTTGATAGTTTAGCCCTAGATCTGGGCTGTGATTGTGCAAAATCTGGTGGATATGTTGCTTttatggaaaatttgaagttgcTACAATTTTTGATGGGACTCAATGAGTCATATGAACAAGCTCGTAGCCAGATACTTATGATCATCCTAGTACCTACAGTGAATAAGGCATACTCAATGCTAATGGAAC ATGCAGGGGAACAGGAATGCACCAAACACAATCAACCATGCAGAGAAGGGCAGCTCCTCAGGATATGGAATGGGGCCTATGTTCACAGAGGAGCAATTCAATCAGATCCTGAATCTGCTCAACAAAGAAGAGGTGCAGTAGACTACAATCAATATGGCAG AAATGTAATAAGCAGTTGTGGTGTTTGCCCCTTGGCTAAGCAGGCAAAACTACCTTTTCCTACTAGTAGAGATAGAGTAAAGAATGTGTTTGAATTATTACATATGGATGTATGGGGACCATTTCGAATTGCAACACATGATGGAAATAAATACTTCTTGACAATAGTGGATGATTATTCTAGA GATGTGCCTACTGCAAACATCACTGATCTTACTTCTCTAACTACAAGTGATCTTCAGCTTGACGATCACAGTGAAAAACAAGGGGCTAGTATAGAAGATCTTCACTTCGGAGAAGTAGCTACAA TGTCATTACCACCAAATAAGAGAGCCATTGGTTGCAAATGGATATATAAGATCAAGTACAAGGCAAATGGTGAAGTTGAGAGGTACAAAGCAAGGCTAGTGGCAAAGGGGTACGACCAGAGGGAAGGTCTTGATTATCAAGACACTTTTTCACCAGTTGTAAAGATGGTGACAGTGAGGGTAGTGTTATCCATTGCTGCAGCTCAAGACTGGCATATCCATCAAATGGATTTCTATAATGCCTTCTTACAAGGAGACCTCTATGATAAAGTCTACATGCAACTTCCTCAAGGATTTCATAGCAAGGGGGAACCAGGCCTAGTATGTAAGCTTGTCAAGTCCTTATATGGTCTTAAGCAAGCATCTCGACAATGGAATGTGAAGCTGGTAGATGCATTGGTGAAGTTTGGTTTTCT CAATGATAATGAACTGGTATGTGACACTAAGAATACACTACAACAAGCCTTCAAAATAAAGAATCTAGGGGAGTTAAAGTTTTTCCTGGGAATAGAATTTGCAAGGTCTAGACATGGCATACTTATAAACCAGAGGAAGTATGCTCTGCAGCTGATTTCAGATTCAGGCTTAGGGGGAGCAAAACGTACCTGGACTCCTTTTGAAAGCAATCAAAAATTGACCATTGCAGAATATGATGATCATGTTGGACACAAAGGTGATACACCAGTGGATGATATATGA